Part of the Quercus robur chromosome 5, dhQueRobu3.1, whole genome shotgun sequence genome, CTCAATTTCCTGACCACCTTCCTGTTTCTAGGGTCACTTTTGGATTTGCTCATCAAAACAATGATTTCAAGATTCTCAGGCTTGTTTGTTTTGCACTTTAGAGTACGAATTCATGgaaaaagtatgaaatattgTTGGAGTTTTTAAATGGATCATCTATTCATTATATATGTTCATCaccatgtttattttttaatggagcTCTCCACTCTATGGCATATGACAATGATCAGGAATTTATTTTGTCCTTTGATGTTGATGATGGGAGAGTCCGTGGGATAATGCCGCCTCAAAACTATGTATCTGGTTGTTCTGAATTTCTTGCTGTGTTCAAGGGATCGTTGGCTTTGATTGTTTTCACTGATGAAGTAATTGGCGAAAATGATGTATGCGACATTTGGGTGATGAAGGAGTATGGTGTGTCTGAGTCATGGACAAAAAAAAGCGTACCAATGGAAATAAATGCAAATCTAATTGGCTGCTCTGTCAATGGTGAACTTTTGATTGAGCAAACTAGCCATTCGGGGGTCCACATCATCTCATTTGATTCTGAGAGTTTAAACGAGGAAAATCTTGGAATTCCACAGACTAGAGATGTGATTTACACTGCTGATTTTGTGGAGAGCTTAGTCTTGCTTAACGGGGCAGACATCAAAAATCAGTGAGTTTGAATTTCTAGTAGACAGTCATCTTTCTCAAATTCACATTGACaattcaattttgttatttttgtttttcctgtGTAAATAAACCCATTATTATATTGTATTTCTTTCCATTGGCTATAAACTTGAAAGTAtttgttttgaatcttttgatg contains:
- the LOC126725738 gene encoding uncharacterized protein LOC126725738 isoform X2; the encoded protein is MAYDNDQEFILSFDVDDGRVRGIMPPQNYVSGCSEFLAVFKGSLALIVFTDEVIGENDVCDIWVMKEYGVSESWTKKSVPMEINANLIGCSVNGELLIEQTSHSGVHIISFDSESLNEENLGIPQTRDVIYTADFVESLVLLNGADIKNQAED
- the LOC126725738 gene encoding uncharacterized protein LOC126725738 isoform X1, which encodes MSPERHCVRHPESDASEILNPIQEFILSFDVDDGRVRGIMPPQNYVSGCSEFLAVFKGSLALIVFTDEVIGENDVCDIWVMKEYGVSESWTKKSVPMEINANLIGCSVNGELLIEQTSHSGVHIISFDSESLNEENLGIPQTRDVIYTADFVESLVLLNGADIKNQAED
- the LOC126725738 gene encoding uncharacterized protein LOC126725738 isoform X3, whose translation is MEKEFILSFDVDDGRVRGIMPPQNYVSGCSEFLAVFKGSLALIVFTDEVIGENDVCDIWVMKEYGVSESWTKKSVPMEINANLIGCSVNGELLIEQTSHSGVHIISFDSESLNEENLGIPQTRDVIYTADFVESLVLLNGADIKNQAED